One part of the Nymphaea colorata isolate Beijing-Zhang1983 chromosome 8, ASM883128v2, whole genome shotgun sequence genome encodes these proteins:
- the LOC116259542 gene encoding transcription factor MYB93-like, whose product MGRSPCCDESGLKKGPWTPEEDSKLIDYIQKHGHGSWRALPKHAGLNRCGKSCRLRWTNYLRPDIKRGKFSQEEEQTILHLHSILGNKWSAIATHLPGRTDNEIKNFWNTHLKKKLIQMGFDPMTHRPRTDLFNNLSQLLALANLRDMMVNHPWEDHAARLQAEAANMARLQYMQYLLQSAADMTSSASSTVSNNITEMESLNFLTPSSSKPFQIDDQEAMGWTANYQLDNAACSLALAPSQSFPDQIGHTSAQNMQLPPNFESFNNNNQESGCTLINPEDSASKCSNLFSPLPHAGPAENSAGNKGDASSNSGYGASGIWPEFLLDDAFMQEIV is encoded by the exons atGGGCAGGTCACCCTGTTGTGATGAGAGTGGCCTGAAGAAGGGGCCATGGACACCCGAGGAGGATAGCAAGTTGATCGATTACATTCAGAAGCACGGACATGGGAGTTGGAGGGCACTCCCCAAACATGCAG GGCTCAACAGATGTGGCAAGAGTTGCAGGTTGAGATGGACAAACTACTTGAGGCCTGATATCAAGAGAGGAAAGTTCTCCCAAGAGGAAGAACAAACTATCCTGCATCTTCACTCTATCCTTGGCAACAA GTGGTCGGCCATTGCAACTCACCTACCAGGACGGACAGACAATGAGATCAAGAACTTCTGGAACACTCACTTGAAGAAGAAGCTCATCCAGATGGGCTTCGATCCGATGACGCACCGCCCGAGGACGGATCTCTTCAACAACCTCTCCCAGCTGCTTGCCTTGGCCAATCTGAGGGACATGATGGTTAATCATCCATGGGAAGACCATGCTGCCAGGCTGCAAGCAGAGGCCGCTAACATGGCAAGACTTCAGTACATGCAGTATCTTCTCCAATCTGCAGCAGATATGACTAGCAGCGCTAGCAGTACCGTGAGCAATAATATCACAGAGATGGAAAGCCTAAATTTCTTGACACCTTCTTCATCGAAGCCTTTTCAGATTGATGATCAGGAAGCCATGGGATGGACTGCCAACTACCAATTGGACAATGCTGCTTGCTCTCTTGCACTTGCTCCTTCACAGAGCTTTCCAGACCAAATAGGCCACACTTCTGCTCAGAATATGCAACTCCCACCAAACTTTGAATCCTTCAATAATAACAACCAGGAGTCAGGCTGCACACTCATCAATCCAGAAGACTCGGCATCAAAATGTTCAAACTTGTTCTCCCCTCTTCCCCACGCCGGTCCAGCTGAGAACTCGGCCGGCAACAAGGGTGATGCCTCAAGCAATTCCGGATATGGAGCCTCGGGGATCTGGCCGGAATTCTTACTTGATGACGCTTTCATGCAGGAGATCGTTTGA